In Thermosynechococcus sichuanensis E542, a single genomic region encodes these proteins:
- the psaX gene encoding photosystem I protein PsaX codes for MATKSAKPTYAFRTFWAVLLLAINFLVAAYYFGILK; via the coding sequence ATGGCAACAAAATCTGCAAAACCCACCTACGCTTTCCGTACCTTCTGGGCTGTGCTGCTGTTGGCCATTAACTTCTTGGTTGCCGCCTACTACTTTGGCATCCTCAAGTAG
- a CDS encoding 1-acyl-sn-glycerol-3-phosphate acyltransferase: MSSVVATAQPPLHFLPQRFSYPVWWTVARLLPFYIRYGLGLNRVEGVNVETLARYYQQFQQGQVRLLIAFRHPCTDDPLVMGYLMWHLLPQTARRLGIRLRPPTNGYFLYDRGIPLWAGEQIGWLFSRLGGISIMRGKLDSPALRSARELLLEGRFPLAAAPEGATNEHNELVAPLEPGVAQLGFWCLEDLAKAGRSLPVVILPVGIQYTLSQPSWERMAMLMTQLENRLGCPTNSHSTEPQALYHRLLNLAMHLLDRLETFYATSYRQDFPELPPFDSPNAELAARIQRLLNSALVVAESYFGLKASEDFVSRCRRIEQAAWERMFRGDLAQLSAVERCLADWLAEEANVRLRHMRLAERFTSITGSYVREKFTIDRFADVALILWRTFDWLEGKSPNVNRLVGLRQVRVSVGEPLNLESYWPLYRRDRQGARQAVKEVTDQIRQQFEALIVPTDS, translated from the coding sequence ATGTCCAGTGTGGTTGCGACTGCCCAACCCCCGTTGCATTTTCTCCCCCAGCGGTTTAGCTACCCAGTGTGGTGGACAGTGGCGCGACTCTTGCCCTTCTATATCCGCTATGGTCTTGGTCTGAATCGGGTGGAAGGGGTGAATGTTGAGACCCTTGCCCGTTATTACCAGCAGTTTCAACAGGGGCAGGTGCGGCTCCTTATCGCCTTTCGCCATCCCTGTACGGATGATCCTTTGGTAATGGGCTATTTGATGTGGCATCTGTTGCCGCAGACAGCACGACGGCTGGGGATTCGGCTACGCCCGCCCACGAATGGCTATTTTCTCTACGATCGCGGGATTCCGCTCTGGGCAGGAGAGCAAATCGGCTGGCTTTTTTCACGGCTGGGAGGCATTTCCATCATGCGCGGTAAGCTCGATAGCCCAGCCCTGCGATCGGCACGGGAATTACTCTTAGAAGGACGATTTCCCCTAGCAGCAGCTCCGGAGGGGGCAACGAATGAACACAATGAACTAGTGGCACCTTTAGAACCGGGCGTGGCGCAACTGGGGTTTTGGTGTTTAGAAGATTTGGCCAAGGCGGGGCGATCGCTCCCTGTGGTTATTCTCCCCGTTGGCATTCAGTACACCCTCAGTCAGCCCTCTTGGGAACGCATGGCAATGCTGATGACCCAACTGGAGAACCGCCTTGGATGCCCCACCAATTCCCACAGTACCGAACCGCAGGCTCTCTACCACCGTCTTCTAAATTTAGCGATGCACCTTTTGGATCGTCTCGAGACCTTTTATGCCACCTCCTACCGCCAAGATTTTCCCGAACTGCCCCCCTTTGACTCCCCCAATGCGGAATTGGCAGCACGGATTCAGCGACTCCTCAACAGTGCCCTAGTGGTGGCGGAGTCCTATTTTGGTCTTAAGGCCAGTGAAGATTTTGTCAGTCGCTGTCGGCGGATTGAGCAAGCCGCTTGGGAACGGATGTTTCGCGGAGATTTGGCACAACTGTCTGCCGTAGAGCGCTGCTTAGCCGACTGGTTAGCGGAAGAAGCCAATGTGCGATTACGCCATATGCGCCTTGCAGAGCGATTTACCTCGATTACGGGTAGCTATGTCCGTGAGAAATTCACGATTGATCGCTTTGCCGATGTGGCGCTGATTCTCTGGCGCACGTTTGATTGGCTAGAGGGGAAAAGCCCAAATGTGAATCGTTTGGTGGGCTTGCGGCAGGTGCGTGTAAGTGTCGGAGAACCCCTCAACTTAGAGAGTTATTGGCCCCTGTATCGTCGCGATCGCCAAGGGGCACGGCAGGCCGTCAAGGAAGTTACTGACCAGATTCGCCAACAATTTGAAGCCCTGATTGTACCCACCGATTCTTAG
- the trxA gene encoding thioredoxin, with protein MSSALSVTDATFEEEVLNSDIPVLVDFWAPWCGPCRMVAPVVDEIANEYQGRVKVVKVNTDENSKVATDFGIRSIPTLMIFKGGQKVDILVGAVPKTKIEATLEQFL; from the coding sequence ATGTCCAGTGCATTGTCCGTTACAGATGCCACCTTTGAAGAAGAAGTATTAAATAGCGATATTCCTGTGTTGGTGGATTTCTGGGCACCTTGGTGTGGGCCATGCCGCATGGTGGCACCCGTTGTTGATGAAATCGCCAACGAATATCAGGGCAGAGTCAAGGTCGTCAAGGTAAATACGGACGAAAACTCGAAGGTGGCGACTGACTTTGGCATTCGCAGCATCCCGACGCTAATGATTTTCAAGGGCGGCCAAAAAGTAGATATCTTGGTGGGTGCAGTGCCAAAAACAAAAATTGAAGCAACCCTTGAGCAGTTCCTGTAG
- a CDS encoding YccF domain-containing protein, whose product MSLLGNIIWLIFGGFLTGIGYMLGGVTLCLTIIGIPFGIKAIQLGWSALLPFGKQIVEAPDANSTLTMIFNILWLLVVGWGIALNHLVWGVILAVTIVGLPFAQQHFKLMILGLLPFGRELK is encoded by the coding sequence ATGAGTCTTCTTGGCAATATCATCTGGTTGATCTTTGGCGGCTTCCTCACGGGTATCGGCTATATGCTGGGCGGTGTGACGCTGTGCTTGACGATCATTGGCATTCCCTTTGGGATTAAAGCCATTCAACTGGGCTGGAGTGCCCTACTCCCCTTTGGTAAGCAAATTGTTGAAGCGCCCGATGCCAATAGCACCCTAACGATGATCTTTAATATCCTGTGGCTTTTGGTTGTGGGCTGGGGCATTGCCCTCAATCACTTAGTTTGGGGGGTGATCTTGGCGGTGACGATTGTCGGCCTGCCCTTTGCGCAGCAGCACTTCAAGCTGATGATTTTAGGATTACTACCCTTTGGCCGTGAGTTGAAGTGA
- a CDS encoding ABC transporter substrate-binding protein, producing the protein MRGWRWPLIALLVCLCTLSLGSCAGLITPRGNQLVTAVTSDPKTFNYALSQESPNVFGYLYTGLIQENGLTGELEPALAESWEIKPETLEIVFRLKPNLKWSDGVPLTSEDVVFTYNEIYFNPEIPTSSRDILRIGQKGLLPEVTAQGDRQVTFKLPEPFAPFLRNTGLPILPAHLLRQAVRERDSQGRLKFLSMWGTDTDPREIVGNGSFVMERYVNSQRLIFRRNPFYWRSPLPHLERFIWQIVESTDTAMLQFRSGGLDLFAVTPEMFALLKREEKRGQFSIYNSGPSPNTLFLCFNLNRGRRNGKPLVDPVKSEWFNDVRFRQAVAYGIDRQRMINNIYQGLGAPQHSTIPVQSPFYFSPEQGLPTYSYDVAKAKALLQEAGFRYDNQGRLFDAKGNRVRFSLITNAGNKIREAIATQIQQDLGAIGMQVDLQFLAFGTLVDRLSNSLEWEAHILGFTGGGNEPNSGANIWRVDGLLHTFNQQPAPNQPPITGRVVADWEQRISDLYVQGAQELNLERRKQIYAEAQRLAQEYLPFIYLVNPLSLTAFRNHVVGANPTALGGALWNLDELKVEMAAAD; encoded by the coding sequence ATGCGCGGCTGGCGATGGCCTCTGATTGCGCTGCTGGTTTGTCTGTGCACCCTTAGCCTCGGAAGCTGTGCTGGCCTGATTACGCCGCGGGGCAACCAGTTAGTGACCGCTGTCACCTCAGACCCCAAAACCTTTAACTACGCCCTAAGCCAAGAATCCCCCAATGTCTTTGGCTACCTCTACACAGGGTTAATTCAAGAAAATGGCCTTACGGGTGAGTTGGAGCCTGCCCTGGCGGAGTCTTGGGAAATTAAGCCGGAAACCCTCGAGATTGTCTTTCGACTGAAGCCAAATCTGAAATGGTCGGATGGGGTGCCCCTCACCAGTGAGGATGTGGTGTTCACCTACAACGAGATCTATTTCAATCCTGAAATTCCCACTAGTAGCCGCGATATTCTCCGTATTGGCCAGAAGGGGCTACTGCCTGAAGTGACTGCCCAAGGCGATCGCCAAGTCACATTTAAGCTACCTGAACCCTTTGCGCCGTTTTTACGCAATACTGGATTGCCGATTTTGCCTGCCCATTTGCTGCGGCAAGCAGTACGAGAACGGGATAGCCAAGGGCGGTTGAAGTTCCTGTCTATGTGGGGCACAGACACCGACCCCCGCGAAATTGTTGGCAATGGCTCTTTTGTCATGGAGCGCTATGTGAATAGCCAGCGGTTGATTTTTCGCCGCAATCCCTTCTACTGGCGATCGCCCCTACCCCATTTGGAACGTTTTATTTGGCAAATTGTGGAGTCCACCGACACTGCCATGCTGCAATTTCGCTCCGGCGGTTTGGACTTATTTGCCGTCACTCCGGAGATGTTTGCCCTCTTAAAACGCGAAGAAAAGCGTGGCCAGTTCAGTATCTACAACAGTGGCCCGAGTCCCAATACCCTTTTCTTGTGTTTTAATCTCAATCGCGGTCGCCGCAATGGCAAGCCCCTCGTCGATCCCGTGAAGTCTGAGTGGTTTAACGATGTACGCTTTCGGCAAGCTGTGGCCTATGGGATCGATCGCCAGCGGATGATTAACAACATTTACCAAGGTCTAGGGGCACCCCAACACTCCACCATTCCCGTACAAAGCCCCTTTTACTTCTCGCCGGAGCAGGGTCTGCCTACCTACAGTTACGATGTGGCCAAGGCCAAGGCATTACTGCAAGAGGCCGGTTTCCGCTACGACAATCAAGGTCGCCTCTTTGACGCCAAGGGAAATCGCGTCCGCTTCTCACTGATTACGAATGCAGGCAACAAGATCCGTGAGGCAATAGCAACTCAAATTCAGCAGGACTTGGGGGCGATCGGCATGCAGGTGGATCTGCAATTTTTGGCCTTTGGCACCCTCGTGGATCGCCTGTCCAATTCCCTAGAGTGGGAAGCCCATATCCTTGGCTTTACGGGCGGGGGCAATGAACCCAATAGCGGTGCCAATATCTGGCGGGTGGATGGCCTCTTGCATACGTTTAATCAGCAACCCGCACCGAATCAACCCCCCATTACCGGGCGAGTGGTCGCTGACTGGGAGCAGCGCATTAGTGATCTTTATGTGCAGGGGGCACAGGAGCTAAATTTGGAACGCCGCAAGCAAATCTACGCCGAAGCGCAACGACTGGCTCAGGAATATCTCCCCTTTATCTACCTTGTGAATCCCCTCTCCCTTACGGCTTTTCGCAATCATGTGGTCGGTGCGAATCCCACGGCGCTGGGGGGTGCCCTATGGAATCTTGATGAACTCAAAGTGGAGATGGCCGCAGCGGATTAG
- the thiS gene encoding sulfur carrier protein ThiS, protein MVPVEPAIVIHVNGTPHTLRRSLSIPELCNLLNIHPRLVAIEYNGEILHRQFWETTYVQAGDRLEIVTIVGGG, encoded by the coding sequence ATGGTTCCAGTTGAGCCAGCGATCGTCATTCATGTCAATGGCACTCCTCACACCTTGAGGCGATCGCTCTCAATTCCAGAACTCTGTAACCTGCTCAACATTCACCCCCGCCTTGTTGCCATTGAATACAATGGTGAAATTTTGCATCGGCAGTTTTGGGAAACCACCTATGTGCAGGCGGGCGATCGCTTGGAAATTGTCACGATTGTCGGTGGCGGCTGA
- the mazG gene encoding nucleoside triphosphate pyrophosphohydrolase encodes MQRPVIAPMAMPLTVLSAATVLAQATELPQGGLITEIPTLAIAHRLAHHLRHHWPLETLCTLIDAQHQSTPLTLGELAELTEATCPLQLYVPPPLPEALIQFQRLIDVVRELRHPERGCPWDLQQTPTTLIPYVLEEAYEVVHALQEGDTGAIAEELGDLLLQVVLQSQLAQEADQFTLAQVIQGISDKLIRRHPHVFGEVALTTAQEVRDQWEQIKASEKGSEEAVPLSQKLQRYARTLPPLMAGMKIGERASRAGLDWPTISGAWQKFYEELAEFQEALLQGNAAQQTAELGDLLFSVINLARWCQLDPINALQQTYQRFIQRLECIEAAIDRPLETYTLEELEALWQQAKIQLATDSQPTETPTDPHPEEA; translated from the coding sequence ATGCAGCGTCCAGTGATTGCTCCTATGGCCATGCCCTTAACTGTTTTGTCGGCAGCAACTGTCTTGGCACAGGCAACAGAATTGCCTCAAGGTGGCCTGATTACGGAGATTCCGACGCTGGCGATCGCCCACCGCTTGGCACACCATCTTCGCCACCACTGGCCTTTAGAGACGCTTTGCACACTCATTGACGCCCAACACCAGAGTACACCCCTCACCCTTGGTGAATTGGCAGAGCTAACGGAGGCCACCTGCCCGCTACAACTCTATGTGCCACCCCCCCTACCAGAGGCACTGATTCAATTTCAACGCCTGATTGACGTGGTACGCGAACTGCGCCATCCTGAGCGGGGCTGCCCTTGGGATTTGCAGCAAACACCCACCACCCTCATTCCCTACGTCCTTGAGGAGGCCTATGAAGTCGTCCATGCTCTTCAGGAGGGAGACACTGGAGCGATCGCCGAAGAATTAGGAGACCTGTTGCTGCAAGTGGTGCTCCAGAGCCAACTCGCCCAAGAAGCTGATCAATTTACCCTTGCCCAAGTCATTCAAGGCATTAGCGATAAACTGATCCGTCGCCATCCCCATGTTTTTGGTGAAGTGGCACTCACCACTGCGCAAGAGGTGCGCGACCAATGGGAGCAAATCAAGGCCTCTGAAAAGGGCAGTGAGGAAGCCGTCCCCCTCAGTCAAAAGCTGCAACGCTATGCCCGTACCCTGCCCCCCCTGATGGCGGGGATGAAAATTGGTGAGCGTGCCAGTCGTGCTGGCCTAGATTGGCCAACCATTAGCGGCGCATGGCAAAAATTTTATGAAGAGCTGGCGGAATTTCAGGAGGCGCTTCTGCAAGGGAATGCCGCCCAACAAACTGCTGAACTTGGGGATTTACTTTTTAGTGTGATTAACCTCGCCCGCTGGTGCCAACTTGACCCCATCAATGCCCTGCAACAAACCTACCAACGCTTTATCCAACGCCTAGAGTGCATTGAGGCGGCCATCGATCGCCCCCTTGAGACCTACACCCTAGAAGAACTGGAAGCCCTCTGGCAACAGGCCAAAATACAGTTAGCCACAGACAGCCAGCCGACCGAAACACCGACAGACCCTCATCCTGAAGAAGCCTAA
- the hslO gene encoding Hsp33 family molecular chaperone HslO has product MADFLLRATAAAEGIRAVGVITTQLTDEARKRHQLSYVATAALGRTMAAGLILASSFKQPQARVNVRIQGNGPLGTVFADAGADGTVRGYVQYPSVELPPNAKGKLDVGAAVGHQGYLYVIHDLGYGYPYSSTVELVSGEIAEDVTYYLATSEQTPSALMLGVFVEEAGVTAAGGLMLQVLPKAASDEQLIATLEQRVANLKGFTPLLQAGRTLPDIFQELLGDMDLQILPQRQMVRFHCGCSHERMLAALKLLGEAELKDILATEAKAEATCQFCNAVYWADQPMLEQLIAELATASV; this is encoded by the coding sequence ATGGCAGATTTTCTGTTGCGAGCAACGGCTGCGGCTGAAGGCATCCGTGCAGTAGGGGTGATCACTACTCAACTCACCGATGAAGCCCGCAAACGCCACCAACTCTCCTACGTTGCCACGGCTGCGTTGGGACGAACGATGGCCGCTGGCCTAATTCTGGCCTCTAGTTTCAAACAGCCCCAAGCGCGGGTGAATGTGCGCATTCAAGGCAATGGCCCCCTAGGAACGGTTTTTGCTGATGCGGGTGCCGATGGCACGGTTCGCGGCTATGTGCAGTATCCCAGTGTTGAACTGCCCCCCAATGCCAAGGGCAAACTAGATGTGGGTGCAGCGGTGGGGCATCAGGGGTATCTCTACGTCATCCATGATCTTGGCTACGGCTATCCCTATTCCAGCACGGTGGAGCTTGTCTCCGGGGAAATTGCTGAAGATGTCACCTACTACCTTGCCACCTCAGAGCAAACCCCCTCAGCGCTGATGTTGGGTGTTTTTGTTGAAGAAGCTGGGGTGACTGCCGCCGGTGGGTTGATGTTACAGGTGCTACCCAAAGCTGCCAGTGATGAACAGCTCATCGCAACTCTTGAACAACGGGTGGCCAATCTCAAGGGCTTTACACCACTGCTACAGGCAGGGCGGACATTGCCGGATATTTTTCAGGAACTCCTAGGGGATATGGATCTGCAAATTTTGCCCCAGCGGCAAATGGTGCGCTTCCACTGTGGCTGTTCCCATGAACGGATGCTAGCGGCACTCAAACTCCTCGGGGAGGCAGAATTAAAGGATATTCTAGCCACAGAGGCGAAGGCAGAAGCCACCTGTCAGTTCTGTAATGCTGTCTATTGGGCGGATCAGCCAATGTTGGAGCAGTTGATTGCGGAGTTGGCCACTGCCTCAGTCTAA
- a CDS encoding lysophospholipid acyltransferase family protein — translation MPRISPLLTPLMYRLVGDIVLQRYFRSLEVQGQDQVPKSGPVILAPTHRSRWDALIIPYVTGRRVSGRDLYYMVSHDEMLGLQGWVIGQCGGFPVNTQAPSVSALRTGVELLRQGQALVVFPEGNIFRDRQIHPLKPGLARLALQAAQRCEEAIQIVPILLDYAQPYPQWGSEVKVLIGAPLSTRNYDVTRPKSVAQQLTNDLFRALQQLQEGRSLLCLA, via the coding sequence TTGCCCCGTATTTCACCCCTGCTGACCCCATTAATGTACCGCTTAGTGGGGGATATTGTCCTCCAGCGCTATTTTCGTAGCCTTGAAGTGCAAGGACAGGATCAGGTGCCCAAAAGTGGTCCAGTGATCTTGGCACCCACCCATCGTTCCCGTTGGGATGCACTGATTATTCCCTATGTCACTGGGCGGCGGGTGAGTGGGCGCGACCTCTACTACATGGTCTCCCACGATGAAATGCTGGGACTGCAAGGCTGGGTCATTGGTCAGTGTGGTGGTTTTCCCGTCAATACCCAAGCACCTTCGGTGAGCGCGTTGCGCACGGGTGTGGAACTCCTGCGGCAAGGTCAAGCCTTGGTGGTCTTTCCTGAGGGCAATATCTTTCGCGATCGCCAGATTCATCCCCTAAAGCCGGGCTTGGCTCGTTTAGCCCTTCAGGCTGCCCAGCGTTGTGAAGAAGCGATCCAGATTGTGCCGATTTTACTCGATTATGCTCAGCCCTATCCGCAGTGGGGCAGCGAGGTCAAGGTGCTCATTGGTGCCCCCTTGAGTACACGGAATTACGATGTCACCCGCCCCAAAAGTGTTGCCCAGCAACTAACCAATGATTTATTTAGGGCACTTCAGCAGCTTCAGGAGGGGCGATCGCTCCTGTGTTTGGCTTAG